In Pseudobacter ginsenosidimutans, the following are encoded in one genomic region:
- a CDS encoding LacI family DNA-binding transcriptional regulator has protein sequence MESRKTTIVDIAKQLNISKSTVSRALSNHASIGLRTKMRVQQLAAELNYEPDLTAINFKQRKKFLLGVVLPSISHEFFSSIVSGIEDVAYNKNYTLLLGQSRDDEGREKRIVETMKDHRVDGMLISISKNTTNYDHFEMLRKNKIPVVFFDRIPNMNNIHYIASQLESGMREAVNFLVRKGHKHIALINGPTNLPASKERLQGFENALKKNRIKPNPDYVVYSDLTQEGNIAATHSLLSLKRRPDAIIAFNDYVAMDAIQQAKKAKVKINKDICFISFANEAICNYMDHPPMASIEQFPYQQGEKATEILLNLLESPAAEADEQEPTYHNILLPSQLVVRISK, from the coding sequence ATGGAATCCAGGAAAACAACAATAGTAGACATTGCCAAACAACTGAATATCTCCAAGTCCACCGTGTCCCGGGCGCTCAGCAATCATGCCAGCATCGGGCTAAGGACAAAGATGCGGGTGCAGCAACTGGCGGCTGAACTCAACTATGAGCCCGACCTCACCGCCATCAATTTCAAACAACGAAAGAAATTCCTGCTGGGTGTTGTATTGCCATCCATCTCTCATGAGTTCTTCTCTTCCATCGTCAGCGGCATCGAAGATGTTGCGTATAACAAGAATTATACTTTGTTGCTCGGACAATCACGCGATGATGAAGGCCGTGAAAAAAGAATTGTGGAAACGATGAAAGACCACCGTGTAGATGGTATGCTGATCTCCATCTCCAAGAACACCACCAATTATGATCACTTTGAAATGTTGCGGAAGAACAAGATCCCTGTTGTGTTCTTCGACAGGATCCCCAACATGAACAATATCCATTACATCGCCAGTCAGCTGGAATCTGGCATGAGAGAAGCAGTGAACTTCCTGGTAAGAAAAGGACATAAGCATATCGCCCTCATCAATGGTCCAACCAATCTGCCTGCCAGCAAAGAGCGTTTACAGGGTTTCGAAAATGCGTTGAAGAAGAACCGCATCAAACCCAACCCCGATTATGTTGTATATTCTGATCTCACACAGGAAGGGAATATTGCTGCCACGCATTCCCTGCTATCCCTGAAACGAAGGCCTGACGCCATTATCGCATTCAATGATTATGTAGCAATGGATGCCATCCAGCAGGCGAAAAAAGCAAAAGTGAAAATCAATAAAGATATCTGCTTCATCAGTTTTGCCAATGAAGCTATCTGTAATTATATGGACCATCCGCCGATGGCCAGCATCGAACAGTTCCCTTATCAGCAGGGAGAAAAAGCCACGGAGATCTTATTGAACCTGCTGGAAAGTCCTGCGGCCGAAGCCGATGAACAGGAACCTACTTACCACAATATCCTGCTGCCTTCACAGCTGGTGGTTCGTATCAGTAAATAA
- a CDS encoding dipeptidase, whose product MQSPLIIDAHLDLAMNALEWNRNLREPVKELRKREEGQTDKLDRAKGMVSLPELRKGRVGLVVATQIARYVDRNSTLPGWHSPEQAWAQTQGQLAWYKAMEAADEMIQIRNLNALEAHLSYWEDEQIPDSSKKIGYILSLEGADSLINLSYLERAYAYGLRALGPAHYGPGRYAPGTGMEGPLTAMGKELVREMDNLRMILDVTHLTDEGFDQALQIFKGPVWASHHNTRKLVQHQRQLSDDQIKALIERDAVIGGVLDTWMLTNNWQRGISDPKQENVNLHKLIDHYDHICQLAGNSLHIAIGSDLDGMFGKEQAPYEMDSIADLQGLAPMLRQRGYNQEDIENIFYRNWLRFLRKAWS is encoded by the coding sequence ATGCAATCACCTTTGATCATTGACGCGCATCTCGACCTTGCCATGAATGCCCTTGAATGGAACCGTAACCTGCGTGAGCCGGTTAAGGAATTGCGCAAGCGCGAAGAAGGCCAAACAGACAAACTCGATCGCGCTAAAGGAATGGTATCCCTACCTGAACTGCGCAAGGGAAGGGTGGGGTTGGTAGTAGCCACGCAGATCGCCCGGTATGTAGATCGAAACAGTACGCTGCCCGGATGGCACTCACCCGAACAGGCATGGGCTCAAACCCAGGGACAGCTTGCCTGGTACAAAGCCATGGAAGCCGCTGATGAGATGATACAGATCCGCAACCTGAATGCACTGGAAGCACATCTGTCATACTGGGAAGATGAACAAATACCTGATTCATCAAAGAAGATCGGGTATATCCTCAGTCTTGAAGGGGCGGACTCTCTCATCAACCTGAGCTATCTCGAAAGAGCTTATGCTTACGGCCTTCGTGCATTGGGGCCTGCACATTACGGTCCCGGCCGATATGCGCCGGGAACTGGTATGGAAGGCCCGCTCACTGCAATGGGAAAAGAACTGGTAAGGGAAATGGATAACCTGCGCATGATCCTGGACGTTACCCATCTCACGGATGAGGGTTTTGATCAGGCGCTGCAGATCTTCAAAGGGCCTGTATGGGCCAGTCATCATAACACCCGCAAACTGGTGCAGCACCAACGGCAATTGTCGGACGATCAGATCAAAGCACTGATAGAGCGTGATGCCGTGATCGGCGGTGTACTGGATACCTGGATGCTCACCAATAACTGGCAGCGCGGCATTTCCGATCCCAAACAAGAAAATGTAAACCTGCACAAGCTCATTGATCATTACGATCATATCTGTCAGCTCGCCGGCAACAGCCTGCACATTGCCATCGGCAGCGACCTGGACGGCATGTTCGGAAAAGAACAGGCGCCATACGAGATGGATTCGATCGCAGATCTTCAGGGACTCGCGCCAATGTTGCGTCAGCGCGGCTACAACCAGGAAGACATCGAAAATATCTTTTACAGGAACTGGCTTCGCTTCCTGCGCAAAGCCTGGTCCTGA
- a CDS encoding SDR family NAD(P)-dependent oxidoreductase translates to MDLNFENQVAVITGAASGLGLAIAQQLAQYKVKLVLIDKNQELLLQATDQLDASRHAIDITDEQAVQLLMDATGNQYGRIDILVNSAGITGITNTKSHLVESANLRTVFEVNFMGSYHTSKYALPWMLRNNYGRVLHVASIAGKEGNAGMLAYSASKAAVIGMTKVQGKEYAETGITVNALAPAVIRTALVDAMPEEQVKYMTDKIPMKRCGTLEEAAGIAIYIVSPQNSFTTGFTFDLSGGRATY, encoded by the coding sequence ATGGACCTGAATTTTGAGAACCAGGTGGCGGTGATCACCGGAGCCGCATCCGGACTGGGTTTAGCAATAGCACAGCAGTTAGCGCAATATAAAGTGAAACTGGTATTGATCGATAAGAACCAGGAGCTTTTGTTGCAGGCCACCGATCAGCTGGATGCCAGCAGACATGCCATCGATATCACTGATGAGCAGGCTGTTCAATTACTGATGGATGCTACCGGCAATCAGTATGGCCGCATCGATATACTGGTGAACAGCGCCGGCATTACCGGTATCACCAATACCAAAAGTCACCTGGTGGAATCCGCTAACCTGCGAACTGTATTCGAGGTGAATTTCATGGGTAGTTATCATACTTCCAAATATGCTCTGCCCTGGATGCTGCGCAATAATTATGGTCGTGTGCTGCATGTGGCCAGTATTGCAGGAAAGGAAGGTAATGCAGGCATGCTGGCTTATTCCGCATCCAAGGCAGCCGTGATCGGCATGACCAAAGTGCAGGGAAAGGAATATGCAGAAACGGGTATCACTGTGAATGCACTGGCGCCTGCCGTGATTCGCACGGCGCTGGTAGATGCGATGCCGGAGGAACAGGTGAAGTATATGACCGACAAGATACCGATGAAACGTTGTGGCACACTCGAAGAAGCTGCAGGCATCGCCATTTATATCGTTTCTCCGCAGAACAGTTTCACCACCGGATTCACTTTCGACCTGTCCGGAGGTCGTGCCACTTACTGA
- a CDS encoding Gfo/Idh/MocA family protein: MQRRKFLTRMAALSAGVTLLPQTGKSVFHTDKKAGLAFIGVGMRGAGLLLETVKQGNSNIVAIADIDPKAIDNVKKIMKDHGLKDPQYYTGEKDFEKIVERDDVEAVIISTPWEWHLPMSVSSMKAGKYTGCEVLSGLTVAEIWELVNVQEKTGAPYMMLENVCYRRDVMAMLNMARQGLFGQITYAECGYQHDLREVLFNDGMNMIGGGVEFGDKGINEARWRTQHYIDRNGDLYPTHGIGPVANMLNITRGNQFTQMVAMASPSASLHNYIVQKGGAGHPNAKVKFKCGDVVTSLIQCANGEVIKMTFDTSSPRPYSLGFRIQGTEGIWTDEAQGVYLQQRSPKPHEYEPVENYIREFDHPYWSRYDAVANSSGHGGMDYFIIREFVDCVLHKKALLMDIYDAAMWSVLSPLSERSIAQRSKPVLIPDFTRGKWKQRTPVFGLSRDFGV; the protein is encoded by the coding sequence ATGCAAAGAAGAAAATTCCTCACCCGTATGGCCGCACTCAGCGCAGGTGTTACCCTGCTTCCTCAAACGGGTAAATCAGTGTTCCATACTGATAAGAAAGCTGGTCTTGCCTTTATTGGCGTGGGCATGCGTGGTGCAGGACTGCTGCTGGAAACGGTGAAGCAGGGCAATAGCAATATCGTGGCCATTGCAGACATCGATCCAAAGGCCATCGATAATGTAAAAAAGATCATGAAAGATCACGGATTGAAAGATCCGCAATACTATACAGGTGAAAAGGATTTCGAAAAAATTGTAGAAAGGGATGATGTGGAAGCTGTGATCATCTCCACTCCCTGGGAATGGCATCTTCCCATGTCTGTGTCCAGTATGAAAGCAGGAAAGTACACCGGTTGCGAAGTATTATCGGGACTTACTGTAGCTGAGATCTGGGAACTGGTGAATGTGCAGGAAAAGACCGGAGCTCCCTATATGATGCTGGAGAATGTCTGTTATCGCCGTGATGTGATGGCGATGCTCAATATGGCGCGGCAGGGATTGTTCGGACAGATCACCTATGCTGAATGCGGCTATCAGCACGATCTCCGGGAAGTGCTCTTCAATGATGGCATGAACATGATCGGGGGTGGAGTGGAGTTTGGTGATAAGGGAATCAATGAGGCACGCTGGCGTACTCAACATTATATTGATAGAAATGGCGATCTCTATCCCACACACGGGATCGGTCCGGTTGCCAATATGCTGAACATCACAAGAGGAAATCAGTTCACACAGATGGTGGCAATGGCATCGCCTTCGGCAAGCCTGCATAATTATATTGTGCAGAAGGGCGGTGCCGGCCATCCGAATGCAAAAGTGAAATTCAAATGCGGGGATGTGGTCACTTCACTGATCCAATGCGCCAATGGTGAAGTGATCAAGATGACTTTCGATACTTCCAGTCCCAGGCCCTATTCACTAGGCTTCCGTATCCAGGGAACGGAAGGTATCTGGACGGACGAAGCGCAGGGTGTGTATCTGCAACAACGAAGCCCGAAGCCGCATGAATACGAGCCCGTTGAAAACTATATCAGGGAATTTGATCATCCTTACTGGAGCAGGTATGATGCAGTGGCCAATTCCTCCGGCCATGGAGGGATGGACTATTTCATCATCCGCGAGTTTGTTGATTGTGTGTTACATAAGAAAGCTCTCCTGATGGATATCTATGATGCCGCCATGTGGAGTGTGCTGAGCCCGTTGTCGGAGCGGTCGATCGCGCAAAGATCAAAGCCGGTACTGATCCCGGATTTCACACGGGGTAAATGGAAGCAGCGTACGCCGGTATTTGGCCTGAGCAGGGATTTCGGCGTTTAA
- a CDS encoding 3-hydroxyacyl-CoA dehydrogenase family protein codes for MEQMLDSQKMLVGVVGLGLMGCSITTCLLMAGHSVVALAPLKDDLKHASNRIHEHLQTSREEKLTPFPPGHFFEQLTITEDYGLLSDCGLVIECTIENLPIKESVYKKIESVIAPEALLCSNTSAIPISILQQHTLYPERFFGLHWAEPSHTTRFLEVICGEQSDVSKGEQLYEISQQWGKEPTLVRKDIRGFITNRLMYAMYREGFHLVENGYATIEDVDRACRNNAGYWMTLVGIFRWMDLTGVPAYHTVMKDLFPTLSNNQEVPELIDKVVKEGGRGVANAKGFYEYTPEEAKLWEETFIRFSYEIRELALRYPADIVKKQLAVKQQASI; via the coding sequence ATGGAACAAATGCTTGATTCGCAGAAAATGTTGGTTGGCGTTGTGGGATTGGGTTTGATGGGTTGCAGCATCACCACCTGCCTACTGATGGCCGGTCATTCTGTTGTTGCCTTAGCGCCTTTGAAAGATGATCTCAAACATGCGTCCAACAGGATACATGAACATTTGCAGACATCGAGGGAAGAGAAGCTGACGCCATTTCCGCCGGGTCATTTTTTTGAGCAGCTTACCATTACGGAAGATTATGGATTGTTGTCTGATTGCGGACTGGTGATCGAATGCACGATAGAGAATTTACCCATCAAAGAATCGGTGTATAAAAAAATAGAATCAGTGATTGCTCCGGAAGCTTTACTGTGCAGTAATACCTCCGCTATTCCCATCAGCATCCTGCAACAGCATACGCTATACCCTGAACGCTTCTTTGGGCTGCATTGGGCTGAACCCTCGCATACTACCCGTTTCCTCGAAGTGATCTGCGGGGAGCAAAGCGATGTGAGCAAGGGAGAACAGCTCTACGAAATATCGCAACAATGGGGCAAGGAGCCCACACTGGTTAGGAAAGATATCCGTGGCTTCATCACTAACCGTCTCATGTATGCGATGTATCGGGAAGGCTTCCACCTGGTGGAGAACGGTTATGCCACCATCGAAGATGTGGACCGCGCCTGCCGCAACAATGCCGGCTACTGGATGACGTTAGTGGGCATCTTCCGCTGGATGGATCTGACAGGTGTGCCTGCTTATCATACCGTTATGAAAGATCTCTTTCCCACTCTCAGTAATAACCAGGAAGTACCTGAACTCATAGATAAAGTAGTGAAAGAAGGAGGCCGTGGAGTGGCCAATGCCAAAGGATTTTATGAATACACACCCGAAGAGGCAAAGCTCTGGGAAGAAACGTTCATCCGTTTCAGTTATGAGATTCGTGAACTGGCCCTTCGTTATCCTGCTGACATCGTAAAAAAACAATTGGCCGTAAAACAACAAGCTTCCATCTGA
- a CDS encoding SusC/RagA family TonB-linked outer membrane protein, producing MLLVLCSSALSAQERTITGRVIDAAGRQPLAGVTVSVKSSGTTSTQSDDNGNFTLRVPAEKFTLLATSIGYAPIEVEVSPNNREVIIRLSKNDAELGEVIVVGYNNKKRGELTSAVTVVSSEKLKDVTTNNIGNMLQGKVAGLQVVAASGVPGAAPEIRLRGISSVNASQSPLFVVDGVIGGNYDPNDVESVTVLKDAGATAMYGSQANAGVIIVTTKKAKAGRNRFEAKVTTGFRKADFGNMEMMNGNQLYDYQKEFYRDYIPGESDNSYKIDLLKFYAERPLSLRDQDYNWQNTIFSNAFMQNYYVSFAGRTEKSNYYTGVSYYNEKGTFMNTGFQRINLRANVTHNFAKWISVTNNINISASSGNSYDYMDIYYAYLNLPWDNPYDSVGRPRYVDGNSTFKWWSRDKINPVHTINNSDHPYKGFDVNYDFALNADITPWLSFSSSNRLAAGYNKSSNFFSPSTAGTYHGNGFLDELSTLNYGVISNNLLKFNLKYGDHGISGLAGVAYEGSKFEVLGGSGKGLPLGLKVLNVVSNSQLVQGYTNEAYIQSFLSQVNYNYLGKYFLTGSFRVDGSSNFPPGNQYANFPSVSAAWIASNEDFFNIKNVVNYLKLRASYGVTGTQDIGAARYLGLYSLSAQYNSAVGAVPLQLPSPNLTWESKHQINVGADISLFNRVNLTVDAYHNVTKDLLLQVSQPLSVGFEQRWENVGEIVNKGIEIGINSTNIKTRNFEWNTDFNINFNSNKLRALPAEIIKTGSWAISQIYRNGGNLYEFYMPKWMGVNEQTGAPQWERVIKDADGNVTGKELTSDYALASFQEVGSALPKFQGGITNTFRYKNLSLSVNAYYLYGNKVFSNNLRFVMNDGSEPYLNQIVLPSGYSVWTKPGDKATNPSPQNSANSTETSSRFLMDGSFLQIRNVTLSYSIPDSYVRKLKMEGITVSLSADNLHTFTDFVGQDPQTTITPASFATPGVSDFKYPNNRQFLFNINFRF from the coding sequence ATGTTGCTTGTGTTATGCAGTTCTGCGTTATCAGCGCAGGAACGCACAATTACAGGCAGGGTAATCGATGCAGCCGGCAGACAACCCCTCGCCGGCGTTACTGTTTCCGTTAAAAGCTCCGGCACAACAAGCACCCAGTCCGACGACAACGGCAATTTCACGCTCCGGGTGCCCGCCGAAAAATTCACACTGCTCGCTACTTCTATCGGCTATGCTCCCATTGAAGTGGAAGTAAGTCCCAACAACAGGGAAGTAATTATCAGGCTCAGCAAGAATGATGCAGAGCTGGGTGAAGTGATCGTTGTAGGTTACAACAACAAAAAAAGAGGCGAGCTTACCAGCGCCGTTACTGTGGTGAGCTCTGAAAAATTGAAAGATGTAACCACCAACAATATCGGCAATATGCTGCAGGGTAAAGTGGCAGGTCTCCAGGTAGTGGCTGCTTCGGGTGTTCCCGGTGCTGCGCCTGAGATCAGGCTCCGCGGCATCTCTTCCGTAAATGCATCCCAGAGCCCGCTCTTTGTGGTGGACGGGGTTATCGGCGGTAACTATGACCCCAATGATGTGGAAAGCGTTACAGTACTCAAAGACGCAGGCGCTACCGCCATGTATGGCTCACAGGCCAATGCAGGCGTTATCATCGTTACCACCAAGAAAGCCAAAGCCGGCAGGAACCGCTTCGAAGCCAAAGTCACTACCGGCTTCCGCAAAGCGGATTTCGGAAATATGGAAATGATGAATGGCAACCAACTGTACGATTATCAGAAAGAATTCTATCGTGATTATATCCCCGGTGAATCAGATAATTCCTACAAGATCGACCTGCTGAAATTCTATGCTGAAAGACCACTCAGTCTCCGCGACCAGGACTACAACTGGCAGAACACGATCTTCAGCAATGCTTTCATGCAAAACTATTATGTGAGCTTTGCAGGCCGCACAGAGAAATCGAATTACTATACCGGTGTTTCCTACTACAATGAAAAGGGAACCTTCATGAATACCGGATTCCAGCGCATTAACCTGCGCGCCAACGTTACCCACAACTTTGCCAAATGGATCAGCGTTACCAACAATATCAATATCAGCGCATCCTCCGGCAACAGTTACGATTATATGGATATCTACTATGCATACCTCAACCTGCCCTGGGATAATCCATACGACAGCGTTGGCAGGCCCCGTTACGTAGATGGCAATTCCACTTTCAAATGGTGGAGCCGCGATAAGATCAACCCCGTGCATACCATCAACAACTCAGATCACCCTTACAAAGGTTTCGATGTGAACTATGATTTTGCACTGAATGCGGATATCACTCCCTGGCTCTCTTTCTCCAGCTCCAACAGGCTGGCAGCGGGTTACAACAAGAGCTCCAATTTCTTTTCACCTTCCACTGCCGGTACTTATCATGGCAATGGCTTCCTGGATGAGCTGAGCACACTGAATTACGGCGTCATCAGCAACAACCTCTTAAAGTTCAATCTCAAATATGGTGATCACGGCATCAGTGGTCTGGCCGGCGTGGCTTATGAAGGCAGCAAATTTGAAGTGCTGGGTGGCTCAGGCAAGGGATTGCCGCTCGGTTTGAAAGTATTGAATGTAGTGAGTAACAGCCAACTTGTTCAGGGGTACACAAATGAAGCTTATATCCAGTCGTTCCTCTCACAGGTGAACTACAATTATCTCGGTAAATATTTCCTGACTGGATCTTTCAGGGTGGATGGATCTTCCAATTTTCCTCCCGGCAACCAATACGCGAATTTCCCTTCCGTGTCTGCCGCATGGATCGCCAGCAATGAAGATTTCTTCAACATCAAAAATGTGGTGAATTACCTGAAACTTCGTGCAAGCTATGGCGTTACCGGCACACAGGATATCGGTGCTGCCCGTTACCTCGGTTTGTATTCTCTGAGTGCACAGTATAATTCAGCTGTGGGCGCAGTTCCGCTGCAACTGCCCAGCCCGAACCTCACCTGGGAAAGCAAGCACCAGATCAATGTAGGTGCGGATATCAGTCTCTTCAACAGGGTGAACCTCACGGTAGACGCTTATCATAACGTTACCAAAGATCTGTTGCTGCAGGTGTCGCAGCCACTTTCAGTGGGCTTTGAGCAGCGATGGGAGAATGTGGGCGAGATCGTGAACAAGGGAATCGAGATCGGCATCAACAGCACCAATATCAAAACGAGGAACTTCGAATGGAATACTGATTTCAATATCAACTTCAACAGCAATAAACTGAGAGCACTGCCTGCCGAGATCATCAAGACCGGCTCCTGGGCCATCTCCCAGATCTATCGCAATGGCGGTAACCTCTATGAGTTCTACATGCCCAAATGGATGGGTGTGAATGAACAGACCGGTGCACCGCAATGGGAGCGCGTGATCAAAGACGCTGATGGCAATGTTACCGGAAAAGAACTGACTTCTGATTATGCGCTGGCTTCATTCCAGGAAGTGGGCTCCGCGCTGCCGAAGTTCCAGGGCGGTATCACCAATACTTTCCGCTACAAAAATCTTTCACTTAGTGTGAACGCTTACTATCTCTACGGCAACAAAGTGTTCAGCAATAATCTTCGCTTTGTGATGAATGATGGTTCCGAACCTTACCTGAATCAGATAGTGCTGCCTTCAGGATACAGCGTCTGGACGAAGCCCGGCGATAAGGCCACGAACCCAAGTCCGCAGAATTCGGCCAATTCTACTGAAACGAGCAGCCGCTTCCTGATGGATGGCAGTTTTCTTCAGATCCGCAACGTAACGCTTTCCTATAGTATACCGGACAGCTATGTGCGCAAACTGAAGATGGAAGGCATCACCGTTTCGCTGAGTGCGGATAACCTGCATACGTTCACGGATTTTGTGGGTCAGGATCCGCAAACCACCATCACGCCTGCTTCCTTTGCAACGCCTGGTGTATCGGATTTCAAGTATCCCAATAACAGGCAATTCCTGTTCAACATCAATTTCAGGTTCTAA
- a CDS encoding fumarylacetoacetate hydrolase family protein, producing MKIAYFKKQGQLHPGIITESGVIDADAYRQRNGQAAFNGSPLRNEALPALRELMVKAKEFPEFLLPLSSLQVASCVPNPGKIICIGLNYRKHAIESNMPIPESPVVFSKFNNTLTDFGEAVPLGNAGVQFDYEVELGVVIGTECKNVKRENALQYVFGYCVANDLSCRDLQFKTSQWLIGKTPDKFLPLGQYLVTADEIPDPQQLELKCYRNGIIRQHSNTRDMIFSVAVIIEELSRYMTLSPGDLILTGTPEGVIMGLPEKNWLIPGDIVRTEIEQLGYTENVMAE from the coding sequence ATGAAAATAGCATACTTCAAAAAACAAGGACAGTTACATCCGGGCATCATCACTGAGTCCGGGGTTATAGACGCGGACGCATACCGGCAACGGAACGGGCAAGCGGCATTCAATGGCAGTCCGCTCAGGAATGAGGCCCTGCCTGCACTCCGTGAGTTGATGGTTAAGGCGAAGGAGTTTCCTGAATTCCTGTTACCCCTTTCTTCGTTGCAGGTTGCGAGCTGTGTGCCAAATCCGGGAAAGATCATTTGCATTGGTCTTAATTACAGGAAACATGCCATCGAAAGCAATATGCCCATTCCCGAATCCCCGGTTGTGTTTTCCAAATTCAACAATACACTGACTGATTTCGGTGAAGCAGTTCCGCTGGGCAATGCAGGTGTGCAGTTCGATTATGAAGTGGAGCTGGGCGTGGTGATAGGTACGGAATGTAAAAATGTAAAAAGAGAAAACGCATTGCAGTATGTTTTCGGGTATTGTGTAGCCAATGACCTGAGTTGCCGCGATCTGCAATTCAAAACATCGCAGTGGCTGATCGGAAAAACACCTGATAAGTTCCTGCCGCTTGGGCAATACCTGGTTACTGCCGATGAGATCCCCGATCCGCAGCAACTGGAACTGAAATGTTATCGCAATGGCATCATCCGTCAGCATTCCAATACCCGCGATATGATCTTTTCCGTGGCCGTTATCATCGAAGAGCTGAGCCGCTATATGACGCTCAGTCCGGGAGATCTCATTCTCACCGGTACGCCCGAAGGCGTGATCATGGGATTGCCGGAAAAGAACTGGCTGATACCCGGAGATATTGTGAGAACAGAGATCGAACAACTGGGATATACTGAGAATGTGATGGCAGAATGA
- a CDS encoding RidA family protein — protein sequence MKQEIIHPENAGKGFTTGAYSAAVEIDGWVYVSGQGPIDFTTSEFKLGSIEEETKLTMHNIESILRAAGCTMNDIVKCNVHLSDINLFAGFNQEYSKWFSGVKPARTTVQSGLGYNIKVEIDAIARKPR from the coding sequence ATGAAACAGGAGATCATTCACCCGGAGAATGCCGGGAAAGGCTTTACAACCGGCGCTTATTCGGCAGCTGTGGAAATCGATGGCTGGGTTTATGTAAGCGGGCAGGGGCCTATCGATTTCACCACCAGTGAATTCAAGCTGGGAAGCATCGAAGAAGAAACAAAGCTCACCATGCACAATATCGAAAGTATTCTCCGTGCAGCGGGATGCACCATGAATGATATCGTGAAATGCAATGTGCATTTGTCTGATATCAATTTATTCGCTGGCTTCAACCAGGAATATTCCAAATGGTTCAGCGGCGTGAAACCTGCACGCACTACAGTACAATCCGGGCTTGGCTACAATATCAAGGTAGAGATCGATGCCATTGCGCGGAAACCCCGATAA